Proteins encoded by one window of Candidatus Bathyarchaeota archaeon:
- a CDS encoding homocysteine biosynthesis protein codes for MSKQDKTRTIQEINEKIRKGDAQVLTAEEMKKLVESSGVEVAFKEVDVVTTGTFGAMCSSGAVINLGHSDPPIKIEQAWLNDVPVSHPGAAVDLYIGATQMSAKQPYEYGGGHVIQELVAGKEVELRATAYGTDCYPRTQLKTTLTKDDLNQFTLLNFRNCYQRYNCAVNGSNEVIYTYMSKLLPGLRNATFSGAGELNPLMNDPDYETIGIGTRIFLGGGQGYVIGEGTQHSPKNLNGTLMVKGDAKKMTPEFLQGAAFTRYGTTLYVGLGIPIPILNKGLAKKTAIRDCEIFTDIVDYSVPRRDRPKLGQVSYKELKSGSIIVNGKKVRVSSLSSLKMAKKVSRTLKAWIQEGAFLLTSPVERLPTDSVFRPMRQTEEIPFVVSVMHPAVTCTENEEIRAIAERIVTKSVNHIVVIDGNGKLRGIVTSWDITRAMAEGKKALADIETRNVYTAKPDEPLEIASKRMAQHNISALPVIDIEKKVLGIVTSEDVSKLLGRQKTW; via the coding sequence TTGTCTAAGCAAGATAAAACACGGACAATTCAAGAGATTAACGAGAAAATCCGCAAAGGCGACGCTCAAGTTCTGACCGCTGAAGAAATGAAAAAACTAGTTGAAAGCAGCGGTGTTGAGGTCGCTTTCAAAGAAGTAGATGTGGTTACGACAGGCACTTTCGGAGCCATGTGCAGTTCAGGCGCTGTGATAAATCTTGGGCATTCTGACCCACCAATCAAGATTGAGCAAGCATGGCTAAACGATGTGCCAGTTTCTCATCCGGGAGCAGCAGTTGACCTCTATATTGGGGCAACTCAGATGTCCGCAAAACAGCCTTATGAATACGGCGGCGGGCATGTAATCCAAGAACTGGTAGCTGGAAAAGAAGTGGAACTCAGAGCCACCGCATACGGCACAGACTGCTATCCGAGAACTCAACTGAAAACGACCTTGACAAAGGATGATTTAAACCAGTTTACCCTGCTTAACTTTCGCAACTGTTACCAACGCTACAATTGTGCTGTGAATGGCAGCAACGAAGTCATCTACACCTACATGAGTAAATTATTGCCTGGGCTGCGGAACGCTACGTTTTCTGGCGCTGGCGAGTTGAATCCATTGATGAATGACCCTGATTACGAGACGATTGGCATAGGCACCCGCATCTTTCTGGGCGGAGGGCAAGGTTACGTTATAGGTGAAGGAACACAGCATAGTCCCAAAAACCTCAATGGTACCTTGATGGTTAAGGGTGACGCGAAGAAGATGACGCCTGAATTCTTGCAGGGCGCTGCTTTCACGCGGTACGGCACTACGCTGTATGTTGGTTTAGGTATCCCTATTCCCATTCTCAACAAAGGATTGGCTAAGAAAACTGCAATTCGGGACTGCGAAATCTTCACTGACATTGTCGATTACAGTGTGCCGCGAAGAGACCGCCCCAAGCTTGGGCAAGTTAGCTATAAAGAACTCAAGTCAGGCTCGATAATCGTTAACGGCAAGAAGGTTCGAGTTAGTTCGCTCTCAAGCTTAAAGATGGCTAAGAAAGTTTCAAGGACGCTTAAGGCGTGGATACAAGAAGGCGCGTTCTTGTTGACGTCTCCTGTGGAAAGGTTGCCAACTGACAGCGTCTTTAGACCAATGCGGCAGACAGAGGAAATTCCGTTTGTGGTCAGCGTTATGCATCCAGCAGTAACGTGCACTGAAAATGAGGAGATACGGGCTATCGCAGAACGCATCGTTACAAAATCAGTCAACCACATAGTCGTTATCGATGGCAACGGCAAATTACGCGGCATCGTCACTTCATGGGACATTACCCGCGCGATGGCTGAAGGCAAAAAGGCATTGGCGGACATCGAAACCCGCAATGTCTACACGGCTAAACCTGATGAGCCGCTGGAGATTGCTTCCAAACGGATGGCACAACACAACATCTCAGCGTTGCCCGTGATTGACATTGAAAAGAAAGTGCTCGGCATCGTCACATCTGAAGACGTGTCTAAACTGTTAGGAAGGCAAAAAACATGGTAA
- a CDS encoding 4Fe-4S binding protein, which produces MVRIMLRFSEELVPQPIVSKIILEYKVPITILAAHVNAKGGEILAEIPDEAQEKIVKALRKKGVKVTVPKLIEVDSEKCFSCGSCVALCPVEAISIDKDCTVQFDKEKCVGSTCSICVDACPTRAIKSIRPNNYENSANNKEIKS; this is translated from the coding sequence ATGGTAAGAATTATGTTGCGCTTCTCCGAGGAACTGGTGCCTCAGCCCATAGTTTCGAAAATAATCTTAGAGTACAAAGTACCTATCACAATTCTTGCGGCACACGTGAATGCTAAGGGCGGAGAAATACTCGCTGAAATTCCCGATGAGGCACAGGAAAAAATCGTCAAAGCCTTGCGCAAAAAAGGCGTCAAAGTAACAGTGCCTAAGCTCATCGAAGTTGACAGCGAGAAATGTTTCAGTTGCGGCAGTTGTGTTGCGCTTTGCCCTGTCGAAGCAATAAGCATTGACAAAGACTGTACAGTGCAATTTGATAAAGAAAAATGCGTCGGCAGCACCTGTAGCATCTGCGTTGATGCTTGTCCAACCAGAGCCATAAAATCCATAAGACCAAATAATTATGAGAACTCAGCGAACAATAAGGAAATAAAAAGTTGA
- a CDS encoding UPF0280 family protein, protein MTGNLFKETFVLKETQCTIISDKQQAIQTAKESIKRNRQELEFFVASNPKFLHTLTPLPAPEKPLVAKIMAQAAEKAGVGPMAAVAGAIADLAVDDMTKEGCQVAVVEDGGEISAISNRPIDVAVAAGDDPLSKQFGFQLTDFPIGIATSSGRFSHAFSFGDAEAATIFCKNAALADAAATAVCNVVKGDDVQLAIQTGIKKGLSIEGVEGVLIMYKGQIGTAGKIPELIKIH, encoded by the coding sequence TTGACAGGGAACCTCTTCAAAGAAACCTTTGTCCTAAAAGAAACGCAGTGTACTATTATTTCTGACAAGCAACAAGCCATCCAAACTGCCAAAGAATCAATCAAACGCAACCGCCAAGAACTTGAATTTTTCGTTGCCTCAAACCCCAAGTTTCTTCACACGTTAACGCCGCTTCCTGCACCTGAAAAACCTCTTGTGGCAAAAATAATGGCTCAAGCAGCAGAAAAAGCAGGCGTTGGACCCATGGCGGCAGTTGCAGGAGCAATAGCTGATTTAGCAGTGGATGACATGACCAAAGAAGGTTGCCAAGTAGCGGTTGTAGAGGATGGCGGCGAAATCTCGGCCATTTCAAATCGCCCTATTGATGTAGCAGTCGCCGCTGGAGACGACCCGCTCTCAAAGCAATTCGGCTTTCAACTCACAGATTTCCCAATCGGCATAGCCACAAGTTCAGGACGCTTCAGCCACGCGTTTAGTTTCGGCGATGCAGAGGCGGCGACGATTTTCTGCAAAAACGCGGCTTTGGCAGATGCGGCGGCTACTGCCGTTTGTAATGTGGTTAAAGGTGACGATGTTCAACTGGCAATCCAGACGGGAATAAAAAAAGGCTTATCAATTGAAGGCGTTGAGGGAGTCCTTATAATGTATAAGGGTCAAATAGGCACCGCTGGCAAAATCCCAGAACTAATCAAAATCCATTGA
- a CDS encoding nitroreductase family protein — protein MDVFEAVKTRQSIRAYQEKAVENEKLMTILQAARLSQSANNNQPWHFLIVTDPQAKDKLKPAYIKEWLFKAPAIIVACARPKDAWSRQDGEEYYKVDVAIAVQSMVLVAHELGLGTCCIAAFDEAKVKSALGIPDDVRVVLMMPVGYPAEQKGTVKNRKNLEQIVHLEHW, from the coding sequence ATGGACGTTTTTGAAGCAGTGAAAACTCGTCAAAGCATAAGGGCTTATCAAGAAAAAGCAGTCGAAAACGAAAAATTAATGACTATTCTACAAGCAGCTCGCCTGTCACAGTCAGCGAACAATAACCAACCGTGGCATTTCTTAATAGTCACTGACCCGCAAGCCAAAGACAAATTAAAGCCAGCCTACATCAAGGAATGGTTATTCAAGGCACCAGCAATTATTGTAGCTTGCGCGCGCCCAAAAGATGCATGGTCGAGGCAAGATGGAGAAGAATACTACAAAGTAGATGTCGCCATAGCAGTGCAAAGTATGGTGCTGGTTGCTCATGAACTCGGTTTAGGAACGTGTTGCATTGCAGCTTTCGATGAAGCCAAAGTTAAGAGCGCTCTTGGCATCCCTGATGATGTGCGTGTAGTTTTAATGATGCCTGTTGGTTATCCTGCGGAACAAAAAGGCACCGTCAAGAACAGGAAAAATCTAGAGCAAATAGTTCATCTCGAGCATTGGTAA